Genomic segment of Desulfonatronovibrio hydrogenovorans DSM 9292:
GATTCTGGTTGACTTTGAGAAGAAGAGTAAGAAGTTCCAAGCCCGTTTCGCCAGTCTTGACGGAAAGTATCTTGAAGCATCGTCTCTCAAGGATCTTTCAGAACTGCCCGGTCGCGAAGAACTGCTGGCCAGGACTCTGGGAACCATGAATGCAGTTCCCACCAATTTTGTATCCCTGTTTGCCAACCTGATTCGGGGCATGATGAATGCCCTTAACGGGATCAAAGAGCAGAAAGAAGAACAGTAAAGAGCCAAAGTATCATTTTTAAGGAGGATTCAATGTCTGATATTTCCAAGGAACAGGTAATTGATTTTATTTCCAACATGACTGTGTTGGAACTCTCAGAGTTCATTAAAGAACTTGAAGAGAAGTTTGGTGTGTCTGCAGCAGCACCTGTGGCAGCAGTAGCAGCCATGCCAGGGGCTGGAGGCGGTGATGCAGCCCCTGCAGAAGAGGAACAGACTGAGTTTGACGTGGTCCTGAAGGAAGTTGGCGGCAACAAGATCGCCGTGATCAAGGCTGTTCGTGCTCTGACCAGCCTGGGACTGAAAGAGGCCAAAGCCAAAGTAGACGAACTCCCCTCTGCCATCAAGGAAGCAGTTTCAAAGGAAGAGGCTGAAGAAGCCAAAAAGCAGCTTGAAGAAGCCGGCGCAGTCGTCGAAGTCAAGTAATCTGTCAGGCAACCAGGGTTGCCTGTTTTTGTCAGGGTTTAGAGAGCACAATATCAATGGATACTTGTGCTCTCTAACCTATTTGTTTTTTTGAGAATATTTTTTATATGTTTATAACGGACTCTGGAAAAATACAACAAAAATTAACCATCTCCGACCAGATGGGGTGCCTGGTCTTTTTGCTCAGGTGCTGCCCTGGTCAGTCCGGAATAGTGAGCAGGTATCCTGCTGATGCTTCTGTTATTTCAGGCAGGGTATAGCTTTATAATATGTTTTTGAATGGAGTTGAATCCCGGGTCGGTACGGATCTGCAGATCCCTTTTCAATTCATCCAGTGCAAACGGACTTCAGCCCCTGGATTTCAACTTGTCCACAAAGCTCTCTTCAACCATAACAAAATTTCGTCTTTAAAACTTTTCTCCAAGAAACCAATAAACAGTAGATTAGATATGTTGAGACCTGGTTTTGCCGGTCAAATATATTAGTTCATGCCTTTCAAGGACTTTGTTTCAAACCTTACCTTAACGCGAGGATAACATGGCACTATTCACCAAAAAATTCGGCCAGATTAAATATACCTTGGGGGTCCCTCATCTGTTAAATCTTCAGCTGAGCTCTTTCCAGGATCTCATGCAGGAAGATGTTGACCCGGCCAGCAGGGCTGACAAGGGACTGGAAGGAGTATTCCGGTCAGTATTTCCCATTGAGGATTTTAACAAGACCGCTACTCTGGAGTTTGTGAGCTATGAGATTTCCCAGCCCAAATATGATGTGGGAGAGTGTCTGTCCAAAGGTCTGACCTATGAAGCACCCATCCGGATCAAGGTAAGGCTCATTGTGTACGACGTGGATGAAGAGTCCGGTAACAGGACCGTCCGAGATATCAAAGAACAGGATATTTATTTCGGAACCATCCCCCTGATGACTACCAAGGGAACTTTTGTCATCAATGGTACAGAGCGGGTAATAGTCAACCAGCTTCAAAGGTCGCCCGGGATTATTTTTGAACATGATTCAGGCAGGACCCATTCGAGCCGGAAAGTACTTTACAGCTCCCGCATAATTCCCATGCGTGGGTCATGGCTTGATTTTGAGTTTGATCACAAGGATATATTTTATGTCCGTATTGATCGCCGGCGGAAAATGTACGCCACCATTCTACTCAAGGCCATGGGCATGACCAGTGAAGAAATTCTTGATTATTTTTATGAAAAAGAAACCTTACGCTTTGAAAGTGGCCGGGTCTACCGGAAGATCCTGGCTGAGCACTATCGCAAGGAGAACGCCTTTGAGGATATTGAGGATCAGGAAGGCAATGTCATTGTAAAAAAAGGCCGACCCATCACCAAAAGGGCCTGGAAACAACTGATCAAGTCCGGGATAGAATTTATTGAGATAGACCAGCATCAGTTGACTGCACAGTATGTCGCCCGGGATCTGATTCACCCTGAAACCGGTGAGGTCATGGCTGAGATGGGCGACTCCTTAAACCCGGATCTGGTTCAGAACATCTTTGAAGCCAAGATTAAGGAAATGCAGATATTGTATACTGCAGGACAGGATGTTTCATCATCCATCCGGGATACTCTCAAACTTGACAAGACCCAGGATATGCTTGAGGCCCAGGTCGAAATCTACAAGAGGCTCAGGCCCAGTTCTCCGCCTACGCCGGAAATTGCCTCCAGCTTTTTTGACAACCTGTTTCGCAATCCAGACTATTACGACCTTTCCCCTGTTGGAAGATACAAGCTCAATTCCAGGCTTGGGCTGGATCTGCCCATGGACTTCAAGACCCTGTCCAACGAAGATATATTGAGGGTCATCAAGCATCTGACCAGGCTCAAAGATACCCACGGTCCTGCAGATGATATAGACTATCTGGGCAACAGACGGGTCCGTCCGGTTGGAGAGCTGGTGGAAAACCAGTACAGGATAGGCCTGGTCCGTATGGAAAGGGCGGTGAAGGAGCGGATGAGTCTTCAGGAAGTAGCCACTCTCATGCCCCATGATCTGATTAACCCCAAGCCGGTGACTGCGGTGCTTAAGGAGTTTTTCGGAACTTCACAGCTCTCTCAGTTTATGGATCAGACCAATCCCCTGTCTGAAGTAACCCACAAGCGCCGGCTTTCTGCTCTGGGCCCAGGTGGACTTACCCGGGAAAGGGCTGGTTTTGAAGTCAGAGATGTGCATCCCAGCCACTACGGGCGAATATGTCCCATTGAGACACCCGAAGGACCCAATATCGGGCTTATAGTCTCCCTTACCACCCATGCCCAGGTTAATGATTTTGGATTCATCGAGACTCCTTACAGACTGGTCAAGAATAATAAGGTTACAGACGAGATAGTTTACCTGGATGCATCCCGGGAGCAGGACCAGATCATTGCTCAGGCTAATGCGCCTATTGATGATCAGGGCCGTTTCACCACTGACCTGGTATCAGCGAGGATTCACGGAGAGTTCAACCTGGTTCCCAAGGAAGAGGTTACCCTCATGGACATTTCACCCAGCCAGATTGTGTCCATCTCTTCTTCCCTTATTCCATTCCTGGAGCACGATGATGCCAACCGCGCCCTCATGGGATCCAACATGCAGCGCCAGGCGGTCCCTTTGCTCAGGTCAGAGCAGCCCCTGGTGGGCACAGGCATGGAGGGGATCGTGGCCAGAGATTCAGGAAGCTGCGTGGCATCTGAAGAAAATGGGGTGGTCAGGTTTGTGGATGCTGAAAAGGTCGTGGTCAGCTATGACCGGGAACTTTCTTCTGCCAAGGGTGATACCATATGCTATGAACTCCAGAAGTTTCATAAATCCAACCAGAACAGCTGTTTTGGCCAGAAGCCCCGTGTCCTCCCTGGTCAGGAAGTTCGAAAGGGGGATATCTTGGCTGATGGTCCGGGGATTATGGATGGCGAACTCGCCCTGGGTAAAAATCTCCTGGTGGCATTCATGCCTTGGTGCGGATATAATTTTGAAGACTCCATTCTCATATCCGAGCGCATGGTCAAGGACGATGTCTTTACATCAGTCCATATTGAGGAATTTGACGTCATTGCCAGGGACACCAAGCTCGGACCTGAAGAAATCACCAGGGACATCCCCAATGTAAGCGATGAAATGCTTAAAAACCTGGATGAGAGCGGCATTATCATGATCGGGGCCAAAGTCAAACAGGATGATATTCTGGTGGGCAAGATCACTCCCAAGGGTGAAACGCAGCTTACTCCTGAAGAAAGACTTTTGCGGGCCATATTCGGGGACAAGGCCCGGGACGTTAAAAATACATCTCTAAAGGTTCCTCCTGGAATTGAAGGCACTGTAATCGATGTCAAAGTCTTCAACCGCCGGTCCAGTGAAAAGGACGAGAGAACCAAGGCCATTGAGGATTACGAGCTGGAAAAACTGACCAAAAAGGAAGAGATACATATAACTTCCGTCACTGCCCAGGTCCGGGACAGAATGTGGAATATTGTTTCCGGAAAAAGGCTCGGGATGACCATCATGGGTAGAAAAAAGGGTGAGGTCCTGGCAGAGGCCAACCAGACCCTGAAAAGAGAAGATCTTGACAGCATTCCGGTCAAAAAACTTGCCGGGGCCTTTGCAGGCAAGGATGTGAACGAGGCAGTTGGAGATGTTCTAGCTACTTATGAGAATCAGCTTCGACTGATTCAAAACCTCTATCACCAGAAAAAGGAAAAGGCTGTTGAGGGGGATGATCTTCCTCCAGGCGTGACCAAAATGGTCAAAGTCTTTATCGCTGTTAAGAGGAAACTTAATGTCGGGGATAAGATGGCTGGCCGGCACGGGAACAAGGGGGTTGTTTCCTGCATTCTTCCTGAAGAGGACATGCCTTTTTTTGCCGACGGCACCCCAGTGGATATTGTGCTCAATCCCCTTGGCGTTCCTTCCCGGATGAACATAGGCCAGATTATGGAAACCCACCTGGGGTGGGCAGCCAAGGAGCTCGGCAGACAGCTGGCTTCCATGGTCGATTCAGGTATAGATGTCAAAATGCTTCGCAAGGAAATCAGCCAGATTTTCGATTCACCGGAAATTGATTCCCTGGCTGAAACCCTGGATGACCAGGCCTTTGTTGAAGCAGTTAAGGAACTGCGCTCGGGGATTATCACCAAGACCCCTGTCTTTGACGGAGCTGAAGAAGATCATATCTGGTCCTGGCTGGAACGGGCAGGCTTGAGCGATGACGGCAAGTCAGTCCTTTTTGACGGAAGGACAGGTGATCCGTTCAAGAACCGGGTCACTGTGGGATATATGTATATGCTCAAGCTTCATCATCTGGTGGATGAAAAAATACATGCCAGGTCGACCGGTCCTTACTCCCTGGTTACCCAGCAGCCTCTTGGAGGAAAGGCCCAGTTCGGCGGCCAGAGGCTGGGTGAAATGGAAGTCTGGGCCATTGAAGCCTACGGGGCAGCTTACCTGCTTCAGGAATTTCTCACTGTCAAGTCCGACGATGTCACCGGCAGGGTCAACATGTACGAGAAGATCGTCAAAGGAAACAACTTCCTTGAGTCGGCCATGCCCGAGTCATTCAACGTGCTGATTAAGGAACTCATGGCCCTTGGCCTTGACGTGGAACTGCTCCAGGATGAGAAAAAGAAACTGGGTAAATAGACTCGGGGTCATTTGAAATCCATTTTGTTTTACTGTTAAGAAACTATTTTACATATATGAGGACAGGGATATGAGTTTAGACGATCTTTTCTCCCAGAGGTCATCAAGCACCACCACTATTTCAGGAAAAGAACTCAAGGGGATCAAGATAAGGGTTGCTTCGCCGGAAAAAGTCCGGGAATGGTCCTTCGGAGAGGTGAAAAAGCCCGAGACCATCAATTACAGGACCTTTAAGCCTGAACGGGATGGTCTGTTCTGCGCCAAAATATTCGGGCCGGTCAAGGACTATGAGTGCAATTGCGGCAAATACAAGCGCATGAAACACAGAGGCATTGTCTGTGAAAAGTGTGGTGTGGAAGTTATCGCCTCCAAGGTCAGACGGGACCGCATGGGGCATATAGAGCTTGCCGCTCCTGTTGCTCATATCTGGTTTCTCAAGAGCCTGCCTTCCAAGATTGGCACCCTGCTGGACATGACCATGGCGGACATGGAAAAAGTTCTTTACTTCGACGCCTATATGGTCATTGATCCCGGCCAGACCTCCCTTACCCAAAAACAGGTTATTTCCGAGGAACAGTACCTGCAGATTATTGATACCTTTGGCGAAGACGCCATAAAAGTAGGTATGGGGGCAGAGGTGGTCAGGGACTTGCTGACAGAGATCGATCTGGAAAAGCTCAAAAATGAGCTTCGGGAGGAATCCCAGGCCACCCGCTCCCAGACTAAAAAGAAGAAGATCGCCAAGCGTCTCAAGATCGTGGAAGCCTTTCTGGAATCCGAGAACAAGTGCGAATGGATGATCATGGAAGCCATACCTGTGATTCCACCTGAATTAAGACCACTGGTCCCGCTGGATGGCGGCAGGTTTGCAACTTCTGATCTAAATGACCTTTACCGCAGGGTGATCAACAGAAACAACCGTTTGCGCAGGCTTCTGGAACTCGGAGCACCGGATATAATCATTCGAAATGAAAAGCGGATGCTCCAGGAAGCAGTAGACGCTCTTTTTGACAATGGCCGCAGAGGCAGGGCCATTACCGGAACCAATGGCCGTCCTCTCAAGTCCCTTTCAGACATGATCAAGGGCAAGCAGGGAAGATTCAGGCAGAATCTCCTGGGTAAGCGGGTTGACTACTCTGGTCGTTCAGTCATTGTGGTTGGTCCCAATCTTAAGCTGCACCAGTGCGGTCTACCTAAGAAAATGGCTTTGGAACTGTTCAAGCCATTTCTGTATTCCAAGCTGGAAGAAAAAGGCCATGCCAGCACCATCAAAAGTGCCAAAAAAATGGTTGAACGCAGTGACGTAGTGGTCTGGGACATCCTTGATGAAGTGGTCAAGGAATACCCTATTTTGCTCAACCGCGCTCCTACTCTTCATCGTCTGGGAATTCAAGCCTTTGAGCCGGTCCTGGTGGAAGGAAAGGCCATAAGGCTCCATCCCCTGGTATGTTCGGCCTTTAATGCTGATTTTGACGGTGACCAGATGGCTGTACATGTTCCATTGTCCATTGAAGCCCAGGTTGAGTGCAGGGTGTTGATCATGTCCAGCAATAATATCCTTTCTCCGGCTAATGGTGAACCCATTATCCTTCCTTCCCAGGATATAGTGCTTGGTCTTTACTATCTGACTGTTGATAGGTCTTTTGAAAAAGGTGAAGGCAAAATATTCTCCGACCGAAGTGAGGTCATTTCCGCTTTTGATGCCGGATGTGTGGACCTCCACGCCAGGATCAAGGTCCGTATCGACAAAAAGCTGGTGGATACTACGCCCGGTCGGGTCATGGTCAGCGAGATCCTGCCTGATGAAGTCCCCTTTGAACTGGTGAACTGCCTCTTGACCAAGAAGACCATTGCCAGACTGGTGGGTGAAACTTACCGCCGCGCCGGGACAAAGGCTACGGTAATTCTCAGCGACAGGCTCAAAGATATGGGATACGAGTACTCCACCCGGGCGGGCATCACCATCGGGGTCAAAGATTTGAAGATACCCGAGACCAAGGAAAAAATCCTGTCCTCATCCCAGGAACTGGTCAATGAAATCGAAAACCAGTACCGCGAAGGAATTATTACCAGAACCGAAAAATACAATAAGATTGTTGATGTCTGGACCAAGGCGACCAATGATATTGCCGCCAAGATGATGCAGGACATTTCCAAGGATATCTTGACCGACCCGGCTACAGGTCGCCAGGAAGAGAATGTAAGTCTCAACCCCATTTACATGATGTCCAACTCCGGGGCCAGGGGGAACAAGGATCAGATGCGGCAGCTTTCCGGGATGCGGGGTCTTATGGCCAAGCCTTCAGGAGAAATCATTGAAACACCCATTACCTCCTGCTTCAGAGAGGGACTGACTGTCCTTCAGTACTTTACATCGACTCATGGAGCCAGAAAGGGCCTTGCGGACACCGCCCTTAAAACAGCCAATTCAGGCTATCTGACCAGAAGATTGGTTGATGTTGTCCAGGACGTTGTTGTTGCTGAGTTTGACTGCGGAACTGTTGATGGTATTGAGATTTCACATCTCATGAAATCGGGAGAGATTCAGGAAAAAGTCAGTGAAAGGACTCTCGGGCGGATTGCCATGTACGATGTCCTGGACCCTGAAAGCGGTGATATCATTGTTACCTCCAATGAAATGATCACAGAAGAAGCTGCCCGGAAAATTGACCAGGCCGGCATCAACATCCTGAACATACGCTCTACCTTGAGCTGCAAAACAAAAAGGGGAATATGCGCCCTTTGTTACGGCAGGGATCTGGCCAGGGGCCACCTGGTGAACGTCGGCGAAACCGTTGGCATCATTGCGGCTCAGTCCATTGGAGAACCCGGCACCCAGCTTACCATGCGTACTTTCCATATTGGAGGCACTGCTTCCAAGGAGATAGAGCGTTCAAACATCAAAGCCCAGAATGCCGGCCACGTAGTGTTTGCCAGGGTCAGGACCGTTGAGAATTCCAAAGGTGAGTTCATGGTTCTGGGCAAGAGCGGACAGGTCAAAATCGTGGATGACCAGGGCCGGGAGAGGGAAAAGTATTTTCTTCCCTCCGGTGCCAAGCTGTTTGTCAAGGCCGATCAAGAGGTAAAGAAAGGAGACTTTCTGGCTGAATGGGATCCGTTTAACGAGCCGTTTGTTACTGACGTCAGCGGTCGGATCAAGTTTACTGACATCATCGAAGGCAGGACTTTCCAGGAAAAGGTTGACGAGACCACCTCACGGGCTACCAGGACGATTACAGAGTATCGCTCCACCAACTTCAGACCCAGCATTTCCATCTGCGATGCCAAAGGCAATGTTAAGCTGCGCCCTGGAACAACTTCTGAAGCTGTTTTTCAGCTACCAGTTGGAGCTATTTTAATGCTCAATGATGGCGATGAGGTCCAGGCTGGAGACGTAATAGCCAGGAAGCCCAGGGAATCCTCAAAAACCAAGGATATCGTTGGTGGTCTGCCCAGGGTGGCTGAACTCTTTGAAGTCAGAAAACCCAAGGATCAGGCCATAGTTACTGAAATTGACGGCATTGTATCCTTTGGTCCTGAATCCAAAGGCAAAAGAAAGATCATAATAAGTCCAGAAACTGGAGAACCTAAGGAATATCTGATTCCTAAGGGCAGGCACATTACGGTTCAGGAAGGAGACTTTGTCGAGGCCGGTGAGTTGATCACTGAAGGAAACCCCGACCTGCACGATATTCTGAAGATCAAAGGAGAGAAGTATCTGGCCAATTATCTGGTTGAGGAAATCCAGGATGTATACAGATTCCAGGGTGTTCAGATTAATGATAAACACATTGAGGTCATTGTCCGGCAGATGCTCAAAAAGGTTCAGATAATTGACCCTGGAGATACAGGTTTTCTTATTGGT
This window contains:
- the rpoC gene encoding DNA-directed RNA polymerase subunit beta', whose protein sequence is MSLDDLFSQRSSSTTTISGKELKGIKIRVASPEKVREWSFGEVKKPETINYRTFKPERDGLFCAKIFGPVKDYECNCGKYKRMKHRGIVCEKCGVEVIASKVRRDRMGHIELAAPVAHIWFLKSLPSKIGTLLDMTMADMEKVLYFDAYMVIDPGQTSLTQKQVISEEQYLQIIDTFGEDAIKVGMGAEVVRDLLTEIDLEKLKNELREESQATRSQTKKKKIAKRLKIVEAFLESENKCEWMIMEAIPVIPPELRPLVPLDGGRFATSDLNDLYRRVINRNNRLRRLLELGAPDIIIRNEKRMLQEAVDALFDNGRRGRAITGTNGRPLKSLSDMIKGKQGRFRQNLLGKRVDYSGRSVIVVGPNLKLHQCGLPKKMALELFKPFLYSKLEEKGHASTIKSAKKMVERSDVVVWDILDEVVKEYPILLNRAPTLHRLGIQAFEPVLVEGKAIRLHPLVCSAFNADFDGDQMAVHVPLSIEAQVECRVLIMSSNNILSPANGEPIILPSQDIVLGLYYLTVDRSFEKGEGKIFSDRSEVISAFDAGCVDLHARIKVRIDKKLVDTTPGRVMVSEILPDEVPFELVNCLLTKKTIARLVGETYRRAGTKATVILSDRLKDMGYEYSTRAGITIGVKDLKIPETKEKILSSSQELVNEIENQYREGIITRTEKYNKIVDVWTKATNDIAAKMMQDISKDILTDPATGRQEENVSLNPIYMMSNSGARGNKDQMRQLSGMRGLMAKPSGEIIETPITSCFREGLTVLQYFTSTHGARKGLADTALKTANSGYLTRRLVDVVQDVVVAEFDCGTVDGIEISHLMKSGEIQEKVSERTLGRIAMYDVLDPESGDIIVTSNEMITEEAARKIDQAGINILNIRSTLSCKTKRGICALCYGRDLARGHLVNVGETVGIIAAQSIGEPGTQLTMRTFHIGGTASKEIERSNIKAQNAGHVVFARVRTVENSKGEFMVLGKSGQVKIVDDQGREREKYFLPSGAKLFVKADQEVKKGDFLAEWDPFNEPFVTDVSGRIKFTDIIEGRTFQEKVDETTSRATRTITEYRSTNFRPSISICDAKGNVKLRPGTTSEAVFQLPVGAILMLNDGDEVQAGDVIARKPRESSKTKDIVGGLPRVAELFEVRKPKDQAIVTEIDGIVSFGPESKGKRKIIISPETGEPKEYLIPKGRHITVQEGDFVEAGELITEGNPDLHDILKIKGEKYLANYLVEEIQDVYRFQGVQINDKHIEVIVRQMLKKVQIIDPGDTGFLIGQQVEKMSFMQENEKCIKRGENPAMAEPLVLGITQASLTTESFISAASFQETTKVLTEAALMAKVDKLRGLKENVIVGRLVPAGTGFRPYVNSDIAVPEQPENPDRFLEELDEEVFNGQIGR
- the rplL gene encoding 50S ribosomal protein L7/L12, coding for MSDISKEQVIDFISNMTVLELSEFIKELEEKFGVSAAAPVAAVAAMPGAGGGDAAPAEEEQTEFDVVLKEVGGNKIAVIKAVRALTSLGLKEAKAKVDELPSAIKEAVSKEEAEEAKKQLEEAGAVVEVK
- the rpoB gene encoding DNA-directed RNA polymerase subunit beta, producing the protein MALFTKKFGQIKYTLGVPHLLNLQLSSFQDLMQEDVDPASRADKGLEGVFRSVFPIEDFNKTATLEFVSYEISQPKYDVGECLSKGLTYEAPIRIKVRLIVYDVDEESGNRTVRDIKEQDIYFGTIPLMTTKGTFVINGTERVIVNQLQRSPGIIFEHDSGRTHSSRKVLYSSRIIPMRGSWLDFEFDHKDIFYVRIDRRRKMYATILLKAMGMTSEEILDYFYEKETLRFESGRVYRKILAEHYRKENAFEDIEDQEGNVIVKKGRPITKRAWKQLIKSGIEFIEIDQHQLTAQYVARDLIHPETGEVMAEMGDSLNPDLVQNIFEAKIKEMQILYTAGQDVSSSIRDTLKLDKTQDMLEAQVEIYKRLRPSSPPTPEIASSFFDNLFRNPDYYDLSPVGRYKLNSRLGLDLPMDFKTLSNEDILRVIKHLTRLKDTHGPADDIDYLGNRRVRPVGELVENQYRIGLVRMERAVKERMSLQEVATLMPHDLINPKPVTAVLKEFFGTSQLSQFMDQTNPLSEVTHKRRLSALGPGGLTRERAGFEVRDVHPSHYGRICPIETPEGPNIGLIVSLTTHAQVNDFGFIETPYRLVKNNKVTDEIVYLDASREQDQIIAQANAPIDDQGRFTTDLVSARIHGEFNLVPKEEVTLMDISPSQIVSISSSLIPFLEHDDANRALMGSNMQRQAVPLLRSEQPLVGTGMEGIVARDSGSCVASEENGVVRFVDAEKVVVSYDRELSSAKGDTICYELQKFHKSNQNSCFGQKPRVLPGQEVRKGDILADGPGIMDGELALGKNLLVAFMPWCGYNFEDSILISERMVKDDVFTSVHIEEFDVIARDTKLGPEEITRDIPNVSDEMLKNLDESGIIMIGAKVKQDDILVGKITPKGETQLTPEERLLRAIFGDKARDVKNTSLKVPPGIEGTVIDVKVFNRRSSEKDERTKAIEDYELEKLTKKEEIHITSVTAQVRDRMWNIVSGKRLGMTIMGRKKGEVLAEANQTLKREDLDSIPVKKLAGAFAGKDVNEAVGDVLATYENQLRLIQNLYHQKKEKAVEGDDLPPGVTKMVKVFIAVKRKLNVGDKMAGRHGNKGVVSCILPEEDMPFFADGTPVDIVLNPLGVPSRMNIGQIMETHLGWAAKELGRQLASMVDSGIDVKMLRKEISQIFDSPEIDSLAETLDDQAFVEAVKELRSGIITKTPVFDGAEEDHIWSWLERAGLSDDGKSVLFDGRTGDPFKNRVTVGYMYMLKLHHLVDEKIHARSTGPYSLVTQQPLGGKAQFGGQRLGEMEVWAIEAYGAAYLLQEFLTVKSDDVTGRVNMYEKIVKGNNFLESAMPESFNVLIKELMALGLDVELLQDEKKKLGK